From a single Canis aureus isolate CA01 chromosome 5, VMU_Caureus_v.1.0, whole genome shotgun sequence genomic region:
- the ZBTB17 gene encoding zinc finger and BTB domain-containing protein 17 isoform X3 — protein MAAMDFPQHSQQVLEQLNQQRQLGLLCDCTFVVDGVDFKAHKAVLAACSEYFKMLFVDQKDVVHLDISNAAGLGQVLEFMYTAKLSLSSENVDDVLAVASFLQMQDIITACHALKSLAEPAASPGGNTVASAVEGGDKRAKEEKAAATMLSELDPAGSNPPPGPGREPKEERGGQAESTASGAEQTEKADAPREPPPVEPKPDPTSSMAAAEAEGALSESSEQEMEVEPARKGEVREDEGAGAAEVKEEGPPLEKGEAPEESEESASTDSGQELGAEARGLRSGTYGDRTESKAYGSVIHKCEDCGKEFTHTGNFKRHIRIHTGEKPFSCRECSKAFSDPAACKAHEKTHSPLKPYGCEECGKSYRLISLLNLHKKRHSGEARYRCEDCGKLFTTSGNLKRHQLVHSGEKPYQCDYCGRSFSDPTSKMRHLETHDTDKEHKCPHCDKKFNQVGNLKAHLKIHIADGPLKCRECGKQFTTSGNLKRHLRIHSGEKPYVCIHCQRQFADPGALQRHVRIHTGEKPCQCVMCGKAFTQASSLIAHVRQHTGEKPYVCERCGKRFVQSSQLANHIRHHDNIRPHKCSVCSKAFVNVGDLSKHIIIHTGEKPYLCDKCGRGFNRVDNLRSHVKTVHQGKAGIKILEPEEGGEVSVVTVDDMVTLATEALAATAVTQLTVVPVGAAVTADETEVLKAEISKAVKQVQEEDPNTHILYACDSCGDKFLDANSLAQHVRIHTAQALVMFQTDADFYQQYGPGSAWPAGQLQDLSSPLRHGAQP, from the exons GCTTGGGGCAGGTGCTGGAGTTCATGTACACGGCCAAGCTGAGCCTGAGCTCTGAGAACGTGGACGACGTGCTGGCCGTAGCCAGCTTCCTGCAGATGCAGGACATCATCACGGCCTGCCATGCCCTCAAGTCACTCGCTGAGCCGGCCGCCAGCCCTGGGGGGAATACGGTGGCCTCGGCCGTGGAAG GAGGAGACAAGAGAGCCAAAGAGGAGAAGGCAGCTGCTACCATGCTGAGTGAGCTGGACCCAGCCGGCAGCAATCCGCCCCCAGGCccgggcagggagcccaaagaggaGCGGGGTGGCCAGGCCGAGAGCACGGCCAGCG GCGCAGAGCAGACGGAGAAGGCCGATGCCCCTCGGGAGCCGCCCCCCGTGGAGCCCAAGCCAGACCCCACGAGCAGCATGGCTGCTGCTGAGGCCGAGGGCGCCTTGTCGGAGAGCTCAGAGCAAG AGATGGAGGTGGAGCCGGCCAGGAAAGGGGAAGTGCGAGAGGATGAGGGCGCAGGGGCCGCCGAGGTCAAGGAAGAGGGGCCGCCGCTGGAGAAGGGGGAGGCCCCTGAGGAGAGCGAGGAGTCGGCCAGCACCGACTCGGGCCAGGAGCTGGGCGCTGAGGCCCGGGGCCTGCGCTCGGGCACCTACGGCGACCGCACGGAGTCCAAGGCCTACGGCTCCGTCATCCACAAGTGCGAG GACTGCGGCAAAGAGTTCACGCACACGGGCAACTTCAAGCGGCACATCCGCATCCACACGGGCGAGAAGCCCTTCTCGTGCCGGGAGTGCAGCAAGGCCTTCTCGGACCCGGCCGCGTGCAAGGCCCACGAGAAGACCCACAG CCCGCTGAAGCCGTACGGCTGCGAGGAGTGCGGCAAGAGCTACCGGCTCATCAGCCTGCTGAACCTGCACAAGAAGCGGCACTCGGGCGAGGCGCGCTACCGCTGCGAGGACTGCGGCAAGCTCTTCACCACGTCGGGCAACCTGAAGCGCCACCAGCTGGTGCACAGCGGCGAGAAGCCCTACCAGTGCGACTACTGTGGCCGCTCCTTCTCCGACCCCACGTCCAAGATGCGCCACCTGGAGACCCACGACACGGACAAGGAGCACAAGTGCCCTCACTGCGACAAGAAGTTCAACCAG GTGGGGAATCTGAAGGCCCATCTGAAGATCCACATCGCCGACGGGCCCCTCAAGTGCCGAGAGTGTGGGAAGCAGTTCACCACCTCAG GGAACCTCAAGCGGCACCTTCGGATCCACAGCGGGGAGAAGCCCTATGTGTGCATCCACTGCCAGCGGCAGTTTGCAGACCCCGGTGCCCTGCAGCGGCACGTCCGCATCCACACAG GCGAGAAGCCGTGCCAGTGTGTGATGTGCGGCAAGGCCTTTACCCAGGCCAGCTCCCTCATCGCGCATGTGCGCCAGCACACAGGGGAGAAGCCCTACGTCTGCGAGCGCTGTGGCAAGAG GTTCGTCCAGTCCAGCCAGTTGGCCAATCACATTCGTCACCATGACAACATTCGCCCTCACAAGTGCAGCGTGTGCAGCAAGGCCTTCGTGAATGTGGGGGACCTGTCCAAGCACATCATCATCCACACTG GAGAGAAGCCTTACCTGTGTGACAAGTGTGGCCGTGGCTTCAACCGGGTGGACAACCTGCGTTCCCATGTGAAGACCGTGCACCAGGGCAAGGCGGGCATCAAAATACTGGAGCCCGAGGAGGGTGGCGAGGTCAGCGTGGTCACTGTTGATGACATGGTCACGCTGGCGACCGAGGCACTGGCGGCAACAGCCGTCACTCAGCTCACAG TGGTCCCGGTGGGCGCCGCGGTAACCGCCGATGAGACGGAAGTACTCAAGGCTGAGATCAGCAAAGCAGTGAAGCAAGTacaggaggaag ACCCCAACACCCACATCCTCTATGCCTGTGACTCCTGTGGGGACAAGTTCCTGGACGCCAACAGCCTTGCCCAGCACGTGCGGATCCACACGGCGCAGGCGCTGGTCATGTTCCAGACGGACGCGGACTTCTACCAGCAGTACGGGCCAGGCAGCGCGTGGCCGGCCGGGCAG CTTCAGGACCTGAGCTCCCCTCTCCGCCACGGAGCACAGCCGTGA
- the ZBTB17 gene encoding zinc finger and BTB domain-containing protein 17 isoform X2, with the protein MDFPQHSQQVLEQLNQQRQLGLLCDCTFVVDGVDFKAHKAVLAACSEYFKMLFVDQKDVVHLDISNAAGLGQVLEFMYTAKLSLSSENVDDVLAVASFLQMQDIITACHALKSLAEPAASPGGNTVASAVEGGDKRAKEEKAAATMLSELDPAGSNPPPGPGREPKEERGGQAESTASGAEQTEKADAPREPPPVEPKPDPTSSMAAAEAEGALSESSEQEMEVEPARKGEVREDEGAGAAEVKEEGPPLEKGEAPEESEESASTDSGQELGAEARGLRSGTYGDRTESKAYGSVIHKCEDCGKEFTHTGNFKRHIRIHTGEKPFSCRECSKAFSDPAACKAHEKTHSPLKPYGCEECGKSYRLISLLNLHKKRHSGEARYRCEDCGKLFTTSGNLKRHQLVHSGEKPYQCDYCGRSFSDPTSKMRHLETHDTDKEHKCPHCDKKFNQVGNLKAHLKIHIADGPLKCRECGKQFTTSGNLKRHLRIHSGEKPYVCIHCQRQFADPGALQRHVRIHTGEKPCQCVMCGKAFTQASSLIAHVRQHTGEKPYVCERCGKRFVQSSQLANHIRHHDNIRPHKCSVCSKAFVNVGDLSKHIIIHTGEKPYLCDKCGRGFNRVDNLRSHVKTVHQGKAGIKILEPEEGGEVSVVTVDDMVTLATEALAATAVTQLTVVPVGAAVTADETEVLKAEISKAVKQVQEEDPNTHILYACDSCGDKFLDANSLAQHVRIHTAQALVMFQTDADFYQQYGPGSAWPAGQVLQAGELVFRPRDGADGPPALAETPPAAPECPPPAE; encoded by the exons GCTTGGGGCAGGTGCTGGAGTTCATGTACACGGCCAAGCTGAGCCTGAGCTCTGAGAACGTGGACGACGTGCTGGCCGTAGCCAGCTTCCTGCAGATGCAGGACATCATCACGGCCTGCCATGCCCTCAAGTCACTCGCTGAGCCGGCCGCCAGCCCTGGGGGGAATACGGTGGCCTCGGCCGTGGAAG GAGGAGACAAGAGAGCCAAAGAGGAGAAGGCAGCTGCTACCATGCTGAGTGAGCTGGACCCAGCCGGCAGCAATCCGCCCCCAGGCccgggcagggagcccaaagaggaGCGGGGTGGCCAGGCCGAGAGCACGGCCAGCG GCGCAGAGCAGACGGAGAAGGCCGATGCCCCTCGGGAGCCGCCCCCCGTGGAGCCCAAGCCAGACCCCACGAGCAGCATGGCTGCTGCTGAGGCCGAGGGCGCCTTGTCGGAGAGCTCAGAGCAAG AGATGGAGGTGGAGCCGGCCAGGAAAGGGGAAGTGCGAGAGGATGAGGGCGCAGGGGCCGCCGAGGTCAAGGAAGAGGGGCCGCCGCTGGAGAAGGGGGAGGCCCCTGAGGAGAGCGAGGAGTCGGCCAGCACCGACTCGGGCCAGGAGCTGGGCGCTGAGGCCCGGGGCCTGCGCTCGGGCACCTACGGCGACCGCACGGAGTCCAAGGCCTACGGCTCCGTCATCCACAAGTGCGAG GACTGCGGCAAAGAGTTCACGCACACGGGCAACTTCAAGCGGCACATCCGCATCCACACGGGCGAGAAGCCCTTCTCGTGCCGGGAGTGCAGCAAGGCCTTCTCGGACCCGGCCGCGTGCAAGGCCCACGAGAAGACCCACAG CCCGCTGAAGCCGTACGGCTGCGAGGAGTGCGGCAAGAGCTACCGGCTCATCAGCCTGCTGAACCTGCACAAGAAGCGGCACTCGGGCGAGGCGCGCTACCGCTGCGAGGACTGCGGCAAGCTCTTCACCACGTCGGGCAACCTGAAGCGCCACCAGCTGGTGCACAGCGGCGAGAAGCCCTACCAGTGCGACTACTGTGGCCGCTCCTTCTCCGACCCCACGTCCAAGATGCGCCACCTGGAGACCCACGACACGGACAAGGAGCACAAGTGCCCTCACTGCGACAAGAAGTTCAACCAG GTGGGGAATCTGAAGGCCCATCTGAAGATCCACATCGCCGACGGGCCCCTCAAGTGCCGAGAGTGTGGGAAGCAGTTCACCACCTCAG GGAACCTCAAGCGGCACCTTCGGATCCACAGCGGGGAGAAGCCCTATGTGTGCATCCACTGCCAGCGGCAGTTTGCAGACCCCGGTGCCCTGCAGCGGCACGTCCGCATCCACACAG GCGAGAAGCCGTGCCAGTGTGTGATGTGCGGCAAGGCCTTTACCCAGGCCAGCTCCCTCATCGCGCATGTGCGCCAGCACACAGGGGAGAAGCCCTACGTCTGCGAGCGCTGTGGCAAGAG GTTCGTCCAGTCCAGCCAGTTGGCCAATCACATTCGTCACCATGACAACATTCGCCCTCACAAGTGCAGCGTGTGCAGCAAGGCCTTCGTGAATGTGGGGGACCTGTCCAAGCACATCATCATCCACACTG GAGAGAAGCCTTACCTGTGTGACAAGTGTGGCCGTGGCTTCAACCGGGTGGACAACCTGCGTTCCCATGTGAAGACCGTGCACCAGGGCAAGGCGGGCATCAAAATACTGGAGCCCGAGGAGGGTGGCGAGGTCAGCGTGGTCACTGTTGATGACATGGTCACGCTGGCGACCGAGGCACTGGCGGCAACAGCCGTCACTCAGCTCACAG TGGTCCCGGTGGGCGCCGCGGTAACCGCCGATGAGACGGAAGTACTCAAGGCTGAGATCAGCAAAGCAGTGAAGCAAGTacaggaggaag ACCCCAACACCCACATCCTCTATGCCTGTGACTCCTGTGGGGACAAGTTCCTGGACGCCAACAGCCTTGCCCAGCACGTGCGGATCCACACGGCGCAGGCGCTGGTCATGTTCCAGACGGACGCGGACTTCTACCAGCAGTACGGGCCAGGCAGCGCGTGGCCGGCCGGGCAGGTGCTGCAGGCTGGGGAGCTGGTCTTCCGCCCTCGGGACGGGGCCGACGGCCCGCCCGCTCTGGCAGAGACGCCCCCCGCGGCCCCAGAGTGTCCACCGCCCGCTGAGTGA
- the ZBTB17 gene encoding zinc finger and BTB domain-containing protein 17 isoform X1, whose amino-acid sequence MAAMDFPQHSQQVLEQLNQQRQLGLLCDCTFVVDGVDFKAHKAVLAACSEYFKMLFVDQKDVVHLDISNAAGLGQVLEFMYTAKLSLSSENVDDVLAVASFLQMQDIITACHALKSLAEPAASPGGNTVASAVEGGDKRAKEEKAAATMLSELDPAGSNPPPGPGREPKEERGGQAESTASGAEQTEKADAPREPPPVEPKPDPTSSMAAAEAEGALSESSEQEMEVEPARKGEVREDEGAGAAEVKEEGPPLEKGEAPEESEESASTDSGQELGAEARGLRSGTYGDRTESKAYGSVIHKCEDCGKEFTHTGNFKRHIRIHTGEKPFSCRECSKAFSDPAACKAHEKTHSPLKPYGCEECGKSYRLISLLNLHKKRHSGEARYRCEDCGKLFTTSGNLKRHQLVHSGEKPYQCDYCGRSFSDPTSKMRHLETHDTDKEHKCPHCDKKFNQVGNLKAHLKIHIADGPLKCRECGKQFTTSGNLKRHLRIHSGEKPYVCIHCQRQFADPGALQRHVRIHTGEKPCQCVMCGKAFTQASSLIAHVRQHTGEKPYVCERCGKRFVQSSQLANHIRHHDNIRPHKCSVCSKAFVNVGDLSKHIIIHTGEKPYLCDKCGRGFNRVDNLRSHVKTVHQGKAGIKILEPEEGGEVSVVTVDDMVTLATEALAATAVTQLTVVPVGAAVTADETEVLKAEISKAVKQVQEEDPNTHILYACDSCGDKFLDANSLAQHVRIHTAQALVMFQTDADFYQQYGPGSAWPAGQVLQAGELVFRPRDGADGPPALAETPPAAPECPPPAE is encoded by the exons GCTTGGGGCAGGTGCTGGAGTTCATGTACACGGCCAAGCTGAGCCTGAGCTCTGAGAACGTGGACGACGTGCTGGCCGTAGCCAGCTTCCTGCAGATGCAGGACATCATCACGGCCTGCCATGCCCTCAAGTCACTCGCTGAGCCGGCCGCCAGCCCTGGGGGGAATACGGTGGCCTCGGCCGTGGAAG GAGGAGACAAGAGAGCCAAAGAGGAGAAGGCAGCTGCTACCATGCTGAGTGAGCTGGACCCAGCCGGCAGCAATCCGCCCCCAGGCccgggcagggagcccaaagaggaGCGGGGTGGCCAGGCCGAGAGCACGGCCAGCG GCGCAGAGCAGACGGAGAAGGCCGATGCCCCTCGGGAGCCGCCCCCCGTGGAGCCCAAGCCAGACCCCACGAGCAGCATGGCTGCTGCTGAGGCCGAGGGCGCCTTGTCGGAGAGCTCAGAGCAAG AGATGGAGGTGGAGCCGGCCAGGAAAGGGGAAGTGCGAGAGGATGAGGGCGCAGGGGCCGCCGAGGTCAAGGAAGAGGGGCCGCCGCTGGAGAAGGGGGAGGCCCCTGAGGAGAGCGAGGAGTCGGCCAGCACCGACTCGGGCCAGGAGCTGGGCGCTGAGGCCCGGGGCCTGCGCTCGGGCACCTACGGCGACCGCACGGAGTCCAAGGCCTACGGCTCCGTCATCCACAAGTGCGAG GACTGCGGCAAAGAGTTCACGCACACGGGCAACTTCAAGCGGCACATCCGCATCCACACGGGCGAGAAGCCCTTCTCGTGCCGGGAGTGCAGCAAGGCCTTCTCGGACCCGGCCGCGTGCAAGGCCCACGAGAAGACCCACAG CCCGCTGAAGCCGTACGGCTGCGAGGAGTGCGGCAAGAGCTACCGGCTCATCAGCCTGCTGAACCTGCACAAGAAGCGGCACTCGGGCGAGGCGCGCTACCGCTGCGAGGACTGCGGCAAGCTCTTCACCACGTCGGGCAACCTGAAGCGCCACCAGCTGGTGCACAGCGGCGAGAAGCCCTACCAGTGCGACTACTGTGGCCGCTCCTTCTCCGACCCCACGTCCAAGATGCGCCACCTGGAGACCCACGACACGGACAAGGAGCACAAGTGCCCTCACTGCGACAAGAAGTTCAACCAG GTGGGGAATCTGAAGGCCCATCTGAAGATCCACATCGCCGACGGGCCCCTCAAGTGCCGAGAGTGTGGGAAGCAGTTCACCACCTCAG GGAACCTCAAGCGGCACCTTCGGATCCACAGCGGGGAGAAGCCCTATGTGTGCATCCACTGCCAGCGGCAGTTTGCAGACCCCGGTGCCCTGCAGCGGCACGTCCGCATCCACACAG GCGAGAAGCCGTGCCAGTGTGTGATGTGCGGCAAGGCCTTTACCCAGGCCAGCTCCCTCATCGCGCATGTGCGCCAGCACACAGGGGAGAAGCCCTACGTCTGCGAGCGCTGTGGCAAGAG GTTCGTCCAGTCCAGCCAGTTGGCCAATCACATTCGTCACCATGACAACATTCGCCCTCACAAGTGCAGCGTGTGCAGCAAGGCCTTCGTGAATGTGGGGGACCTGTCCAAGCACATCATCATCCACACTG GAGAGAAGCCTTACCTGTGTGACAAGTGTGGCCGTGGCTTCAACCGGGTGGACAACCTGCGTTCCCATGTGAAGACCGTGCACCAGGGCAAGGCGGGCATCAAAATACTGGAGCCCGAGGAGGGTGGCGAGGTCAGCGTGGTCACTGTTGATGACATGGTCACGCTGGCGACCGAGGCACTGGCGGCAACAGCCGTCACTCAGCTCACAG TGGTCCCGGTGGGCGCCGCGGTAACCGCCGATGAGACGGAAGTACTCAAGGCTGAGATCAGCAAAGCAGTGAAGCAAGTacaggaggaag ACCCCAACACCCACATCCTCTATGCCTGTGACTCCTGTGGGGACAAGTTCCTGGACGCCAACAGCCTTGCCCAGCACGTGCGGATCCACACGGCGCAGGCGCTGGTCATGTTCCAGACGGACGCGGACTTCTACCAGCAGTACGGGCCAGGCAGCGCGTGGCCGGCCGGGCAGGTGCTGCAGGCTGGGGAGCTGGTCTTCCGCCCTCGGGACGGGGCCGACGGCCCGCCCGCTCTGGCAGAGACGCCCCCCGCGGCCCCAGAGTGTCCACCGCCCGCTGAGTGA